Below is a window of Dietzia timorensis DNA.
CTGACGGTCGCCCGGTCGGTGATGGACCAGCTGCCCGGAGAGGGGCTCGTCTACATCGGCGACACCGGGAACGGGCCGTACGGCCCGCTGCCGCTGGCCGAGGTGCGGCGGCATTCGGTGCAGATCGCCGACACACTCGTGGAGCGTGGGGTCAAGGCGCTCGTGGTCGCGTGCAATACGGCGACGGCGGCGAGCCTCGACGTGCTGCGCGAACGTTACGAGGTGCCGGTGCTCGAGGTGATCAGCCCGGCGGTGCGGCGAGCTGTAGCGGCGAGCAGGACCGGCAAGATCGGGGTGATCGGCACGCAGGGCACCGTCGCCTCGGGTGCGTACCAGCGAGCGTTCACGGCCGAGGGGGTCGAGGTGACCGCTGCGGCATGCCCCCGTTTCGTCGACTTCGTCGAGCGCGGCATCACCTCCGGACGCCAGATCCTCGGCCTCGCCGAAGCCTACTTGTCGCCGTTGCGGGTCGCCGGGGTCGACACCGTCGTGCTCGGTTGCACCCACTACCCGCTGCTTTCCGGGGTGGTGCAGCTCGCCGTCGGCGCGGACGTGACGCTTGTGTCGAGCGCCGAGGAAACCGCGAAGGACGTGCTCGCCGTTCTCACCGAACGCGATGAGCTCGCGCCAGAACCGCCCGGTGGCGCAGGCGTCGACGCGCACGTGCGGCGCGAGTTTCTCGCCACAGGGGACCCCTACCGATTTGCCCACATGGCCACGCGCTTCCTCGGGCCGGGCGTCGGCTCGGTCGACCACGTGGAGCTCGGGGCGTAGCGGACGGGCTCACGGGGCCCGGCGGAGGCGTCCCACTGAGCCGAGCGCGGCGGTATTGCAAAGATCCCCGGGTGACATCTGGCACGATGGTTTTATGCAACTGACCGTCATCGGCAGCTCCGGGTCCCTCTCCGGGCCGCAGTCCACGGCGTCGTGCTACCTGGTGGAGATCCCCGGGTACCGGCCGATCGTCATGGACCTGGGCCCGGGCAGTTTCGGCCGCCTGCAGCGCTACATCGACCCCGGCAGCGCGACGGTCATGCTCAGCCATCTGCACGCCGATCACTGCCTGGACATGCCCGCGCTGCTGGTGTGGCGGCGTTTCGGGCCGCACAGCTACGACGAGCGCGCCGACGTGTACGCCCCCGCCGGTGCGGACAAGAGGATCGGGCGCGCTTCCGCGGAGGACGCCGAGTCGATCGACGATGTCTCGGACACCCTCGCGATGCACGACTGGGACCCCGCAACCCCCGTGGAGCTGCTTGGCGACGAGGGGGTGC
It encodes the following:
- a CDS encoding MBL fold metallo-hydrolase, whose product is MQLTVIGSSGSLSGPQSTASCYLVEIPGYRPIVMDLGPGSFGRLQRYIDPGSATVMLSHLHADHCLDMPALLVWRRFGPHSYDERADVYAPAGADKRIGRASAEDAESIDDVSDTLAMHDWDPATPVELLGDEGVLAATVRSTKVNHPPLSYALRFDTPYGASLTYSGDTAFCQDLIDLATGSDVLLCEASWEHRGEHPEGIHMSGLEAGRTAREAGVSLLVLTHIPPWTDTDAVEAEARGEFDGEILVAKPGLSFALDY
- the murI gene encoding glutamate racemase, giving the protein MSGTSGVIPGGGEAVSAGPIGMFDSGVGGLTVARSVMDQLPGEGLVYIGDTGNGPYGPLPLAEVRRHSVQIADTLVERGVKALVVACNTATAASLDVLRERYEVPVLEVISPAVRRAVAASRTGKIGVIGTQGTVASGAYQRAFTAEGVEVTAAACPRFVDFVERGITSGRQILGLAEAYLSPLRVAGVDTVVLGCTHYPLLSGVVQLAVGADVTLVSSAEETAKDVLAVLTERDELAPEPPGGAGVDAHVRREFLATGDPYRFAHMATRFLGPGVGSVDHVELGA